A window of Hypanus sabinus isolate sHypSab1 chromosome X2 unlocalized genomic scaffold, sHypSab1.hap1 SUPER_X2_unloc_4, whole genome shotgun sequence contains these coding sequences:
- the LOC132385888 gene encoding probable G-protein coupled receptor 139: protein MVLKTAGMDCLHISFQEIACTTVRTGHWTEKMPALFDRYRSVEKILYVFIAVIGVPVNLLSIVILSRGKCGLSTCTTRYLVAMAAADLLTIVTAVILWRIKSYYFRWSFLSITPVCSVVDVLKCTATNCSVWFTVTFTFDRFVAICCQKLKTKYCTGKTAAVVLTTIGALFCLKNVPRYFTRQPRVIIDNVPWFCKVMDSYFTDPGWVGYDWFDTVLTPFLPFAGILLLNALTVRHILVASRVRKGLKGQGKGENRSDPEMESRRRSVVLLFTISGSFILLWMTLVVNIIYYQVSGKGFSFNDSEWIFIYVGGLLSDFSCCTNTFIYAVTQSKFREQIIRSVKYSVPSVVHYINKAAS from the exons atggtattaaaaacCGCAGGCATGGACTGCCTTCACATTTCATTCCAAGAGATCGCCTGTACCACAGTGCGGACAggtcactggacagagaaaatgcctgcattgttcGATAGGTACAGAAGCGTGGAGAAAATACTGTACGTGTTCatcgccgtcattggagttcctg TGAATTTATTgtcgattgtgatcctgtctcggggaaagtgcggcctctctacctgcaccactcgctacctggttgccatggcagcggcggatctactgaccattgtcaccgcGGTCATTTTGTGGCGAATCAAATCCTATTACTTCAGGTGGAGTTTTCtgagcatcacccctgtgtgcagtgttgtCGATGTACTGAAATGCACAGCCAcaaactgttctgtctggttcaccgtcactttcacctttgaccggtttgtcgccatttgctgtcagaagctgaaaacaaaatattgcaccgggaaaactgcagctgtggttctaacaacaatcgGCGcactgttctgtctgaaaaatgttccccgatacttcacacgGCAACCCAGggtgatcatcgacaatgtaccgtggttctgtaaaGTGATGGAcagttatttcactgaccccgggtgggtaggGTATGACTGgttcgatacggttttaactccgttcctccctttcgctgggatcctgttgctcaacgctctgacagtcagacacattttagtggccagtcgggtccgaaaGGGGCTGAAGGGACAgggcaagggggagaaccgcagtgacccggagatggagagcaggaggaggtctgtggttttactcttcaccatctccggcagcttcatcctcctgtggatgacactggttgtaaatatcatatattatcaggtctcagggaaaggattcagtttcaatgattctgaatggatctttatcTACGTCGGGGGTTTGCTGagtgatttcagctgctgcaccaacacgtttatttacgcggtgactcagtcaaaattcagggaACAGATAATTAGGTCGGTGAAATATTCTGTCCCCTCGGTGGTTCATTATATTAATAAAGCTGCGTCCTGA